A DNA window from Erythrolamprus reginae isolate rEryReg1 unplaced genomic scaffold, rEryReg1.hap1 H_49, whole genome shotgun sequence contains the following coding sequences:
- the LOC139155710 gene encoding zinc finger protein 436-like yields MLKSNETVTSVGDWQDTESYEESSMESLETTTSEAGKETFPSPKERPKPSKSEKKFSTFQDADIHDLLVPHEGHQGKWRIQCPVCGKICKYKSDFNRHRVTHTGEKPFRCTECEKSFSDSGTLTAHQRTHTGEKPYKCTECGICFNRSGSLKRHKRTHTGEKPYQCQECGKYFSLKSILTTHLRTHTGEKPFKCMNCGRSYSRKGSLDRHQRDHPGEQAYICPECGKSFVVSDNLPAYRNHYRGDQPFKCFDCESRVINLV; encoded by the exons ATGTTGAAGAGCAATGAAACTGTCACTTCTGTGG GTGATTGGCAGGACACTGAAAGTTACGAAGAATCCTCTATGGAGTCACTAGAAACAACCACCTCTGAAGCAGGAAAGGAGACCTTCCCAAGTCCAAAAGAGCGTCCCAAACCATCAAAGAGCGAGAAGAAATTTTCCACCTTTCAGGATGCCGACATCCACGATCTCCTGGTCCCGCACGAGGGTCACCAAGGGAAGTGGAGGATCCAGTGTCCTGTGTGTGGGAAGATATGCAAATATAAATCCGATTTCAACCGGCACCGGGTGacccacacgggggagaagccgtTTCGATGTACCGAGTGCGAAAAGAGCTTCAGTGACAGTGGGACTCTGACTGCGCATCAAAgaacccacacaggggagaaaccctataAATGTACCGAATGTGGGATATGCTTCAATCGGAGTGGGAGCCTCAAGAGGCACAAGAGAacccacacgggggagaaacccTACCAGTGCCAGGAATGCGGCAAATATTTCAGCCTGAAATCGATCCTGACCACACATCTCAGAacccacacgggggagaaacccTTCAAGTGCATGAACTGCGGGAGGAGCTACAGTCGTAAGGGCAGCCTTGATAGGCACCAGCGGGATCACCCAGGGGAGCAGGCCTACATTTGCCCGGAGTGCGGGAAAAGCTTTGTGGTCAGCGATAACCTTCCCGCCTACCGAAATCACTATAGAGGGGACCAACCATTTAAATGCTTTGATTGCGAAAGCCGAGTCATCAACTTGGTCTAG